The Sphingomonas bisphenolicum genomic interval GTGGCGGCGCTGATCCGGCAAGCCAGCTCGTCGCCCTCCAACAGCAAATGGCCGCTGCGATGGCGCAGGGCCGCCAGCCCTCGGCCTCCGACATTGCCACCCTTACGGCCCTGTCAAACCAAGTGGCCGGGGGAGGGGCCGGAGCCGCGCCGGGAGCGTCCAATGCCCGTCCGCCTGCCAACTATGGCCAGTTCGCCAACAATGCGGGTGGCAATCGCTGGGCCTCGAACAGCCAAGTGGAAGCGCCCTCGCGCTACCAGCTCCGCGCGGGCTTCGTCATTCCCGGCACGCTGATCTCCGGCATCAACTCGCAAATACCGGGGCAGATTGTGGCGCAAGTTTCCCAAAACGTGTTCGATACCGCCACGGGCCGCTATCTCCTGATCCCGCAAGGCTCGCGCCTTGTCGGCGCGTATGATTCCAACCCGGTCTTTGGGCAGACGCGCGCGCTCATCGCGTGGCAACGGATCATCTTTCCTGACGGCAAGGCGATCGACCTTGGCGCTATGCCGGGGTCGGACAGCGCGGGCTATGCCGGGTTCCATGACCAAGTGAACGCGCATTGGTTCCGTATCTTCGGCTCCGCGCTGCTCATGTCGGGTGTGACCGCTGGCGTAACCCTTAGTCAGCCGCAAACCGGCCTGAACGCCAATGGCACTATGTCCGCCAGCCAAGCCCTTAGCCAAGCTCTCGGCCAGCAGCTCGGACAGACCACGGCGATGATGATTGAGCGCAATCTGAACATATCGCCCACGCTGATTATCCGTCCCGGCTTCCGCTTCAATGTGGTTGTCGTGAAAGACCTCACGTTTTCAAAGCCTTACCGCTCATTCGATTATTGACGCCAGATGAAAGGGAGCAAGCAAAATGAAGTCTCGATTTTTAGCCGCTAAAATTTCTTTGGCGATCACCCTCGCGCTGGCGGCTCCGTCCGCCAATGCGCAAATCTCGGTCATCGACGTTGCGAACGTCCGCCAGACAACCGTTTCCGCGCTGCAAAATGTCGCCACGGTGGCGAAGCAAATCCAGCAGTATCAGACGCAGCTACAGCAATACCAAAATATGATTCAGAACACGGTCGGCGCGCCGGTCCAGCTCTGGCAGCAGGCTACGCAAACGATCGACAGCCTGCAAAGTCAGGTCAATCAAATTAGCTCGTTCGCGCGCCAAGCTGGTGACGTGAACACCTATATGAACCAATTCAAAAATCCGTCTTACTATCAGACCAACGCTTGCACCTCCGGGAATTGCTCGGCCGCGCAAAGGACAGCGGCTTTGTCTGCCGCGCGTGCCCGCACGACTAGCCAGATGGCCGCAAATGCCGACGCTATGAACGGCATCAACAGCGCCATGACGACGCTCGCGTCTGACGGCCAGCGCCTCGACCAATTGCAAGCCAACGCCACGGGTGCCAGCGGTCAAATGCAAGCTCTGTCCTATGCCAACCAATTCGCGGCGCAACAGGCCAGTGAGTTGCAGAAGATTCGCGGCGTGCTGCTCGCGCAAAGCGCCGCGCTGACGGCCCAATCGCAATATCAGCTCGATCGGGATGCTGCGGCAATGGAAACCGGGACGGCGAAAATGGGCACCAAGCCAACCCCGGTAGGAACCTACCAGAATTAAGGAGCAACTATGTCTCGAACTCTAATCATTAGTCTGGTCGCCATTGCGCTGATCGTCGTCGCGGTGGTCGTCGTAGTCAAAAATGAAAAGCCTGCCCCCGTCACCGTGGAAACTCCGCCAAATGTGACGATTGAGGCCCCCTCCAACAAAATGAAGACCAAGCCAACGCCGATCGGCAATTACCAGAATTAAGGACCGCACTATGAAGGCTCTAGCTCGCCTGCATCTGTCCGCCTTGGGGTTGGCGCTCACGTTCGCCGCGACCCCTGCCTATGCGCAATCGCAAGGTATGCTCGATAATGTTCTGAACAGATATAAGGGCATGGCGGCGGCGTGGGCGAGCGTCTTCACAACGCACGCGACAATTCTGTTCGGCGCTCTGGCCGCGATCAGTCTCATATGGACTTTCGGGCAAATGGCGCTGCGCCGCGCCGATCTTGGCGAATTTGCCTCCGAGACAATCCGTTTCGCTGTCTTCTGCGGTGTCTTTTGGTGGCTCCTCATCAACGGCCCGGCGATCGGCATTGCAATCATTGAAGGCTTGCGCTCGCTGGGTGCCCAAGCATCGGGCCTTCCTAATAACCTCGCCCCATCGGGGATTGTCGATATTGGATTCGACATTTTCCGCCAAACCAATGAAGAATTTTCGATAACCTCGCCGTTCCAATCTACGATTCAGGTTCTCATCGCGCTTGGCGTCCTGATCGTCTTGGCGCTCGTCGGCGTGAATATGCTGCTCCTCTTGGCGTCCGGCTATATCCTTGCTTATGGCGGGGTTATCTTCTTGGGCTTCGGCGGTTCCCGTTGGACCTCCGACATTGCGCTGAACTATTTCAAAACGGTGGTCGCGGTCGGCGCGTCTCTGATGACGATGGTTCTCATCGTCGGCGTCGGGAAGACGTTCCTTGACCAATATTATGCGCAAACGGGTGCGGGGGCGACCGTTCAAGACTTGGGCACCATGCTTGTCTTCGCGGTCGTGCTTCTGGCGCTCGTAAACAAGGTTCCCGCAATGGTCGGGGGCGTTATAAGTGGCGGCTCGATCCACGCGGCGGGCGGTATCGGAGCCTTTGGGGCAGGGGCCGCGCTGGGTGCTGCCGGGATGGCCGCTGGGGCGGCGGCCACGGGTGGAGCTATGATCGCTGCTGGCGCGATGAACGCTGCGGGTGGAGCCAGCGCGATCAAGGCCGCCTTCGCTGCCGCTGGTGGGAGCGGTGGTGAAGGCGGCCAAACCGGCATGGGAGGCGGGCAACCGCTTTCGTCGGCGGGCGACATGCCGGGAGGCGGCGATAACGGCGGCGGCGGTGGCGGTGGGGGCGGCGGCACGCCCCTTAGCGTCGCTATGGGCGGCGATGGCGGTTCCCCCCCGGCCAATGACAACAGCGGCCTTCAAGGCGGCTCGGAAGCCGCCAGCGCGGGCGGCGGCACGGCTACTAGCGCCGCTGCGGGTAGCGAGGCGGCCGATCGTGAAGACGGCAACGGCGGCGGCGCTGCCGGTGGCTCGCCTGCGGGGGAGGGGGAGGCCAGCTCCGCCAGCTCGCAAGGTGAAGGCACGCCCGAAAGTGGCGACACTGGCGGCACGCAACGCACCGGCCTTAGCCGTGCGGCGAAAACCGCAAGCATCCTCGGCGGCGCTGCCGCTGGTATGGCGGTGGGCGCTTTGAAAGAGCGGGTGGGAAATACGGTGGGCGGCCGACTGGCGGCCAATATCCGCGCGTCGGCCGCCTCGGCATCGTCGGGAAGTGAAACGCTCGCTCCCGCGACCGGCGCGGGCAGTCCCGCCAGCTCGTCCGATTCATCGCCACCCCCCACGGCGCAATTCGCGGGCGATACCATTTCGGCCGCCCGTGATGCGGGCGACATGGAGACGCCAGAGGATGAAGTTGCGGCCTTCGTCCAGAGAAGGGGGGACAGCTAATCATGGCCGCTGATCTGCCTCCGGTTGTCATAGAAGAACGGGTGCAATGCTCGATCGCGGCGGCGCTGCGCTATAACATTCCGGCGAACGTCATGCTGGCGGTCGCGGAACAAGAGAACGGTCGGCCCGGCGCGCGCGTCCAGAACACCAATAACACCGCCGATCTTGGCTCGATGCAGCTCAATTCCAGCTATATTCAATCGCTGGCACGCTACGGTATCCGGCCCGAATATGTGCTTGCGGCGGGGTGCTATCCCTACAACCTCGCTGCATGGCGTATCAGAAACCATATCCGGGATGACAAGGGCGACCTGTGGACGCGGGTTGCCAATTATCATTCCCGAACGCCGGTCCATAATGCCCGCTATCGGGCGCTGATTATGGCGAAAGGTGCGCGCTGGGAGGCGTGGCTTTCCTCGCGCTATAATACCTACAGCGTGAACGGCATCCCGGTAAGCGGCGGCGCTCCTGCTGCGCGATCGGCCTCGATCCCGCTCACGATCACGGCGGC includes:
- a CDS encoding TrbI/VirB10 family protein — encoded protein: MSPEASPGGAADGNSGRLVTGVRRVNNAPLLIVLGIVALFIAIVVSIMIDRSSDNAATKVQPAVGQSSADVANKVAGTAPSGAAEVMANAPPLPPADGIPVAPVDPNAPPTVTASPAQPNAPTAADLRRARMEAIREARLAQFGSAVRSPTALKWQDGRNGASSGAGGMSGGADPASQLVALQQQMAAAMAQGRQPSASDIATLTALSNQVAGGGAGAAPGASNARPPANYGQFANNAGGNRWASNSQVEAPSRYQLRAGFVIPGTLISGINSQIPGQIVAQVSQNVFDTATGRYLLIPQGSRLVGAYDSNPVFGQTRALIAWQRIIFPDGKAIDLGAMPGSDSAGYAGFHDQVNAHWFRIFGSALLMSGVTAGVTLSQPQTGLNANGTMSASQALSQALGQQLGQTTAMMIERNLNISPTLIIRPGFRFNVVVVKDLTFSKPYRSFDY
- the trbJ gene encoding P-type conjugative transfer protein TrbJ, translating into MKSRFLAAKISLAITLALAAPSANAQISVIDVANVRQTTVSALQNVATVAKQIQQYQTQLQQYQNMIQNTVGAPVQLWQQATQTIDSLQSQVNQISSFARQAGDVNTYMNQFKNPSYYQTNACTSGNCSAAQRTAALSAARARTTSQMAANADAMNGINSAMTTLASDGQRLDQLQANATGASGQMQALSYANQFAAQQASELQKIRGVLLAQSAALTAQSQYQLDRDAAAMETGTAKMGTKPTPVGTYQN
- the trbL gene encoding P-type conjugative transfer protein TrbL, which produces MKALARLHLSALGLALTFAATPAYAQSQGMLDNVLNRYKGMAAAWASVFTTHATILFGALAAISLIWTFGQMALRRADLGEFASETIRFAVFCGVFWWLLINGPAIGIAIIEGLRSLGAQASGLPNNLAPSGIVDIGFDIFRQTNEEFSITSPFQSTIQVLIALGVLIVLALVGVNMLLLLASGYILAYGGVIFLGFGGSRWTSDIALNYFKTVVAVGASLMTMVLIVGVGKTFLDQYYAQTGAGATVQDLGTMLVFAVVLLALVNKVPAMVGGVISGGSIHAAGGIGAFGAGAALGAAGMAAGAAATGGAMIAAGAMNAAGGASAIKAAFAAAGGSGGEGGQTGMGGGQPLSSAGDMPGGGDNGGGGGGGGGGTPLSVAMGGDGGSPPANDNSGLQGGSEAASAGGGTATSAAAGSEAADREDGNGGGAAGGSPAGEGEASSASSQGEGTPESGDTGGTQRTGLSRAAKTASILGGAAAGMAVGALKERVGNTVGGRLAANIRASAASASSGSETLAPATGAGSPASSSDSSPPPTAQFAGDTISAARDAGDMETPEDEVAAFVQRRGDS